The Denticeps clupeoides chromosome 1, fDenClu1.1, whole genome shotgun sequence genome segment ATGTAAATACTGTGATGTAAGATAAGCTGTGgccattacattttaaaaacaggtttctcatctgagaaatgctgtacaGTTTACATTTTCTGAAAAGTCAGCTTTGATGTTTTCATTTCCTTTAACAGAGATGGCAGCAGCCTCTAAACTGCATCTAATCACTGAATATCAGTgatcaattaaataaaacaccaaTGCAGATAATCAAGAAAAAATGCCCAAAATCGACTGGCAATTGTCGGCCAGTTCATACTTAAAGCAAGCACAagtaataatgtatttattactgttatttttttgtctggatCTCCAGGACTCTCAACTGGTGGCAGGTGTTGCCTTCAAGAAAACCTTCTCTTATGCTGGATTTGAAATGCAACCAAAACGTTATGAGAACCCAAAGATTGCCCTACTCAACATTGAGTTGGAGCTCAAAGCAGAGAAGGATAACGCTGAAGTCAGAGTTAACAATATTCAGGTATGAACCAGTAATGCTACTATTGGTTATCACAAGTTAATAGTTGCATCATGTGTGGAGTTTGGCTATTTAATAGTTGCAAgggaaactaaaaaaaactgtaatgtgtatacccccccccccccccctctctctttttagGACTATCAGGCCATTGTAGATGCAGAGTGGAATATCCTCTATGACAAATTGGAGAAAATATACAAATCTGGGGCAAAAGTAGTGCTCTCCAAGCTTCCTATTGGAGATGTGGCCACACAGTACTTTGCAGACAGGGATCTGTTCTGTGCTGGCAGGGTCCAGGAAGAAGACCTCAAGAGAACAATGATGGTAATGAAATGCAAGATTGTGGCATCCACAATCCAGCGAAGCAACCTCTCCATTGATGAAGTAGTTTGTTGGATGTTTTGTACGCCATGGATTGTTGAGCTCTTGTGAATTTTCTTCCAGGCCTGCGGGGGCTCCATTCAGACGAGTGTGGGCTCTTTGACCGATGATGTGCTTGGTCAGTGTGAACTGTTTGAAGAGGTGCAGGTTGGAGGAGAGAGGTAAAGAACATGAACATGGAAtcagtttttctctgttttaatGAAACTGCTAATGCTAAAGCACTTGCTGCCATTGTCTCTCTTCCTGCATGTGCTATCTTTCTATAGGTACAATTTCTTTAAGGGCTGTCCCAAGGCCAAAACATGCACCATCATACTGAGGGGTGGAGCTGAGCAGTTCATGGAGGAAACGGAGCGTTCACTGCATGATGCAATCATGATTGTGCGCAGAGCTATTAAGGTGAGCTGATTTCCATGGTTGTGACttgtattttaattattgtttgttGAAATTACTACTTCTTATAATGtgcattaattaatttcagAACGATTCCATTGTGGCTGGAGGTGGTGCAATTGAGATGGAGTTGTCCAAGTACCTAAGGGATTACTCCAGAACCATTCCAGGCAAGCAGCAGCTTCTGATTGGCGCATATGCCAAAGCTTTGGAGGTTATCCCCCGACAGCTATGTGACAACGCCGGCTTTGATGCCACCAACATTCTTAACAAGCTTAGAGCCAAGCATGCTCAGGTATGTGTCTAACATCCACTGTGTCATACAATGCTTCTGTGCAGACTTTGTGAAGTCATTTTCAAAATCAGGAAATTACAAAACAGGTCCTTACACAGTATTATCTGAGGTCTTTAATTGTGACAAACACAAAGTGCCAGGGACAGTAAAACTAGAAAAGAGCAGAACGGTTAAGTGGAGGTGAGCGCAGCATAGTTGATATTGGACATCTGGGAGCATTTATTCAACATTTGATTTCTtcagatggagaaaaaaaaaagtaatcacaCATCTGGAAACTGACGTCTAAACTGCTGTTACATAACTCATGTGTCCCTTCCCTTTTCCCTCTCCACAGGGTGGCATGTGGTATGGTGTAGACGTCAACAATGAAGATATTGCTGACAATTTCGAGGCCTGTGTGTGGGAGCCTGCCATTGTGCGCATAAATGCTCTAACTGCTGCTTCTGAGGCTGCCTGTCTAATCCTGTCTGTTGACGAGACCATCAAAAACCCTCGCTCAACCACTGATGGTCCCCCAGGGCCTGCTGGCAGGGGCCGTGGACGTCCACATGGTCATCCACATTAGACCGCCCCCCAGGGCAGGTCTTAATATTCTGGACTGTATTGAAATGTGGGAGAAGATGGTCCCAGTTTTTTTCACATGCTTTCACTTGTCTGCATTGGCTGTTGGCCACTCAGTTTGTTGATATTTGATTTATAAATTAGTTATTAACCCTCCCACTTCCTGGTCTTTTTAGTGTCACATTGTCATTGGAAGAGCTGATTTCTTTGTAGAACAGTCATAAGCACTGATGTTGAGTTGGGCTACAATGATTCAACCAGACAGTGCATCCCATCTGTGAAGATATTTATTGGACCATTAAAAAGAATACTCCATTGTCCGGAAGGGTCTGTGGTCAGTGAGGCGTCTCTTGGGACAAAAACCACTTACCTCCCCATAATACAACCTATGTCTGGAAAACacaatttcatatttctcaATCAGCTCCAGAAGTTTATCTTTCCAAACAGAAGTCACTTCACAGTCTATATCCTGCAGACCCAAATTCTCCAATCTACTCTCCATAGACGTTCCAACCACACTTACAGTGCTTGTTGCTGCCAGACAATAATCTTTCCTGTCAGAGGCCAGTGTTCCAAAACTGCGAAATTTCCTGCTCCTTCAGTACATCAAAATGTTCCAATGCGATATCAGCGATTTTTGCATTCCGGTGGAGTTTGATTTCAGAGTGAGTAGGTTTATCAGTTTTACTGGGAGCCATCTGTCTCCCCAAAGAGGGGAAACGACTCTACCCACCAGTATGTTTCGATGCACACACCGGGTCTTACACGGCTCCACTACAACAGTACTACCTGCAGAGAGTTGTGTTCCAGGTGGCAATCGTGCCCAGACCAGATGTTCACTTAAGGGTTCGAGTGTATCAGCCCTCTTCAACTTAACTGTACCCACTTTATCTGGAATGCTtccccccctccatctctccagaTTGGATAACATCCGCAGAAAATCaccatgttcattttgacacattccATCCGGTTTGTTTAAGACCCTCCAATAACGGTCATTGGATTTCAACTGTCTGATCAATGGTTTCAAAACGTTAGTACCAATAACCAATTATTCTACTTGACCTTCTACCACTAATACAGGAACCTCAAAATTAATTCCAAACAATTCAAGTTTAAGTGTATGTTCACCCACTGGGTTAGTCTGCTTACCCCCACATCCCACCAGTGGCACATCTGACTGGGTTAACTGGTGATCACTGAACACACCTTCCTCCTGTAGCTGAGCAATGACATCTGCACACAGGGTAGTAGCCATAGATCCGCTATCGAGTGTCCCCTGCAGTTCAATTTTACTCTGCATTCGTACCAAGGTGTAAAGCCCTCACTCTGACCTGCTTTTAAAGAATTCTGAAACACCATTGCCTTACCCGCTGACGCCATTGTACAACAATGTGAATACACAGACTCAATATCATCAGTGGAGGATGAATCAAATAGCCCCTCATTGCCCTCCTTCAGCTCGAGGCATTTCAGTTTCCCTGACATGGCCCGTCCTGTGTGTGACCAGATTTTGATCTGCGTGGCACAAAATTAGTTACTACCAACATGTCCAGGAGAGTAACATCTGAAACAGAGCTTATGCATCCTACAGTGAATGTTTGTTGTGTGCTCAGAGCTATCACAGACTCTGCATTTACCAGGCCGTTTGGGTGAAAATTCAGGGGGTGCCACGTGCACGGATTGAGGGTGAGTTACAAGAGTTTTCTCTAACATGCCCAAAACTCTATTAAGCATAGAGTCTCCAGCCTGTTTTTGTTTCCAAACCCCATGCGACGCAATACCTTCTGATGTCACATCACCACTTCCGCCATGGTCCAACCCACCATCTACAAATACCGCACACTGCCCCAGGCGACTACCTCTAGCTTTACGCTCCCGTTAAAATTATTTCCAAGCGCTCTTGCACCTACCAGCTGTCCACGAACGAAGACGAACACCAGAGCGAGCTCACGGTCTGGACAATTTTGAACCAACACCTCTGCAGCTCGATTTAATCTGATCCAATAGTCCAGTGATCCCTCGTTAGGTCGTGGTCTGGTCGCATAGAAATTTGCCAGAGGTAGGCCTGAGCTAACGGAATCTGCAAAATGGTGTCTCAGAATGTTAAACACTGATGTAACATCTGCTATCTGTGTATTATTACGCATCCATACCTTGGTAATTTCTCTGGCCCAACCCAGCAGTCTATCGACCACCTCCCCGACCATCTTTTTGGTCCCCACAGATGGAtgaactgacctccccctcccAGTAATAGTCAGCATAGGGCTATCAAACATCCCATCCTTTTTACCAAACCCCACCTGTGGTGTGAAAATAGAAGTTCCCCTTCAGGCACTAGAAACCCCTGtgactcaaattcaaattttatttgtcacatacatagtcatacacggtatgatatgcagtgaaatgctttttgtgactgctacagaccacagtattgcaagtgttgcaagtatacaatgaacaaatatgcaaatattgcaaacataaccaaatattacacttttacgtctttaacataaaatgtgtgtaactggtagggtgaaggtgtgcaaatgagtaaaagaCAATGTctaaagaaaagagccataaaaaaagagcagtaaagtaaaaagtgcagagtgattttgtgcaaagtccggagtgattgaaggtgaaagtgctggagttctatgtactgttgttgttgagagctcggccagcctgcaggaagaagctcctcctcattctctctgtgttggacttcagggagcgaaagcgctttcctgatcgcaacagagagaagagtccactgttggggtggctgaggtccttcactatcttcctggccctggtacagcaccgtttgctgtagatagattgaaggtcagggagcttggtacggattattcgttcggctgatcgaaccaccctctgtagggctcgcctgtcctgcatggtgctgttcctgaaccaggttgagctatttcccgtcaggatgctctctatggtgaaGGAGTATAAGCTCCTGACCACCTTGGAGGACAGTCTAAAGTCTCTtattcaccacggtgttgatgtgacaggaccatgacaggtcctgcgtgatgttgacaatgaggtaacggaagctgtccactctctccaatGGGcacctgttgatgacaggggtctggtaggtcctctcctgcttgtactgaagtccactattaactcctttgtcttgctgatgttcaggtggagattgttcctctggcaccagttcaccagatttcaacctcctccaggtaggccgtctcgttgtcagagatcaacttgatgatggtggtggagttagtagtggctgcacagtcgtatgtgtacaaggagtacagcagggggctcaaaacacagccctggggggctccagtgttGAGGGTGAttgaggctgagacatgtccgcccatccttactgcctgtggtttCCCGGTAAGGacgttggagatccactgacagagagatgagctgagtctcAGGTtttgagtgtggaagggattattgtgttaaatgctgaactgtagtcaattaaaagcattttaacataatttcccttccgagtgtccaggtaggtgagtgctgtatggaggagatgtgatatggcgtcatctgtggatcgcaaactgtagtgggtcgagtgtatctggtaataaagaaatgatgaagtctctgaccagccgttcaaagatcttcatcactactgaggtgagggctacagggcggtagtcgttgagggaggcaggatgggttttcttggggaccggaacaatgatggactccttgaagcatgtggggatcaccgactgagagagagagaagttgaatatctctgtaaacacaggtgctagctggtccgcgcaggctctgaggattctccacGAGacgccgtctggtcctgctgccttcctggtgttcactctcttgaaggctctcctcacatcatgctcggtgatgacgaatgCATTCTCGGTGCTGGccgtgtcctcctgtctgcagctgttggaggcgctagccgtagcatcactagcgcctttagctgcagcctcgaagcaagcatagaatgtatttagctcgtctgccagagacacgtccgcttTCGTCGTAccagatgttggtgctttattgtccgtagtccctgccacaggctcctagagtcactctgttagagttgtgactccagtttcttcccgtagcgctgcttcgcctccttcaccactttcctgacgctgtacgacgcagccttgtatggttccatgtccccggaagcgagccccgcgttataggtcgcggtgcgagatttcagagcgtcgcggagggttttatccacccacggcttctgattgAGAAACGTTCTGAAGATTGTTTTCTGAACTGTGTCGTCCGTTAGATttccaatgaaactcacaaccgcttccgcaaactcactgatgtttccggaactactctggaacatgccccagtctgcatcatccagtgcgtcctgaagagcggccaccgattggtccgtccagcgtgccaccttcctctgaaccggaacttcctgtttaagcctttgtttgtatttaggcatgaggaagatggcggcaaggtcggattttccaaatggtggacaagattgtgccctgtatccgtcctttattgtagtgtagcaatggtccagtgtcctttcgcccctggtggggcaggtgatgtgctgatgaaaatTCGTCccgcagcgtcccggtgctgtgtttggtgctgtgtgagcgcctcctgcagttcgcataaggcagtgtccgtgtccgctttcggtggaatgtaagcggcgctgatgatgactgatgtgaactcccgaggaaggtaaaagggacgacacttgatggacaatagttccagattcggtgagcaggagtgtgtgagagggacaACGGTATTGCACCAGTtgttatttaccatcaaacacactctcGCCTCCCCTCGTCTTCCCCAAGTTGCGTGTCCCgtccatgcggtggaccgagaagaactcggccggctggatggcgtggtccggcaccgctggattcagccatgtctcggtgaagcagaggagatTGCAGTCCctgatgtctctctggaactttaccctggccctgaggtcatcgagcttgttctccagtgactggacgttaggcgagcaggatgctaggcagaggtgtgctgtgtgcaccgGCCCTCAGACTGGtcctgacgccggctcgtttcccccggggccgccgcttcgcgtcgcgtcctttgttcttcctcaggatttcactcggccagctgggatccggaaaagcagtcaaagtcttcgaattgtaagtgcattatatactaatagaaacaagagtgtctctactgtatttaatgcgttccatggtggtagatttgccggtgtagggttgttGAAAGAAAGtgtgccatgtgtccaagagaactgaaccgggtctccaacccactaacccaagggcgcGGCCGCATCCAAACAGTtgtcggggggtgatcaaagttttataaCCCACTtcaacattctacaattaaacaaacacccggatggtcattataattcccttacccacaccaaaataaagtctttaatgaaataaaaataacattctttagaaaataagaaaataaaagaaacaaagcacatatttaaacaaatatacatataaaccgACCATATCACACTGATACAGCTGCAAGAATGATGGTGAGTAGCGAGTCGTGGCTCCTGTTAAAGGGGAATCTTTGCCCATCCGTGATTGTATCGATGTGTGCTGTTTGGGTTATTTCGACGTTGTGCACCGGCCGCGCTATTCTTTTAGCACGtggttgtattttttaaaagatgagACAGTTGGATGGATGATTTCTTTTAGTGCTCAGTTGCGAGCTAGCTGCTAGCTGTTAGCACCATCTGTCGTATCCCCGCCTATGACGGGATCCTCCTCGTGTTTGACAGCCGGTGTTTTGTCGATGTTAGAGTTTTCCCGCCTCAGATTACGGGTCTGTATGGTTTATTGTTTTAGTTGCTGTGTTGGTCTTTTCTCTTGaagcatatttatttaatcCTATTTCCATCTAAGACAATTCGATAGCTAAAATTCAGGGGGTGAATCCAAACAGTtgtcggggggtgatcaaaagTTTTATAACCCACTtcaacattctacaattaaacaaacacccggatggtcattataattcccttacccacaccaaaataaagtctttaatgaaataaaaataacattctttagaaaataagaaaataaaagaaacaaagcacatatttaaacaaatatacatataaaccgACCATATCACACTGATACAGCTGCAAGAATGATGGTGAGTAGCGAGTCGTGGCTCCTGTTAAAGGGGAATCTTTGCCCATCCGTGATTGTATCGATGTGTGCTGTTTGGGTTATTTCGACGTTGTGCACCGGCCGCGCTATTCTTTTAGCACGtggttgtattttttaaaagatgagACAGTTGGATGGATGATTTCTTTTAGCGCTCAGTTGCGAGCTAGCTGCTAGCTGTTAGCACCATCTGTCGTATCCCCGCCTATGACGGGATCCTCCTCGTGTTTGACAGCCGGTGTTTTGTCGATGTTAGAGTTTTCCCGCCTCAGATTACGGGTCTGTATGGTTTATTGTTTTAGTTGCTGTGTTGGTCTTTTCTCTTGAAGCATATTTATTTAGTCCTATTTCCATCTAAGACGATTCGATAGCTAAAATTCAGGGGGTGAATCCAAACAGTtgtcggggggtgatcaaagttttataaCCCACTtcaacattctacaattaaacaaacacctggattgtcattataattcccttactcACACCAGAATAgtctttaataaaataaaaataaaattcttagaaaataagaaaataaaagaaacaaagcaCATATTtcaagaaatatacttataaatctagtgtaaccatatCGCTCCGATACACCTGCAAGAATGATGGTGAGTAGCGAGGGGAATCTTTGCCCATCCGTGATGGTATCGATGTGGGATGTTCGGGTTATTTCGACGTTGTGCACCGGCCGCGCTATTCTTTTAGTGCgtggttgtattttttttttaaaagatgagaGTTGGATGAATGAATTGTTTTAGCGCTCAGTCGCGAGCTAGCTGCTAGCTGTTAGCACCATTCTGTCGTATCCCCGCCTATGACGGGATCCTCCTCGTGTTTGACAGCCGGTGTTTTGTCGACGTTAGAGTTTTCCCGCCTCAGATTACGGGTCTGTATGGTTTATTGTTTTAGTTGCTGTGTTGGTCTTTTCTCTTGAAGCATATTTATTTAGTCCTATTTCCATCTAAGACGATTCGATAGCTAAAATTCAGGGGGTGAATCCAAACAGTtgtcggggggtgatcaaagttttataaCCCACTtcaacattctacaattaaacaaacacctggattgtcattataattcccttactcACACCAGAATACAgtctttaataaaataaaaataaaattcttagaaaataagaaaataaaagaaacaaagcaCATATTtcaagaaatatacttataaatctagtgtaaccatatCGCTCCGATACACCTGCAAGAATGATGGTGAGTAGCGAGGGGAATCTTTGCCCATCCGTGATGGTATCAATGTGTGCTGTTCGGGTTATTTCGACGTTGTGCACCGGCCGCGCTATTCTTTTAGTGCgtggttgtattttttttaaaagatgagaGTTGGATGAATGAATTGTTTTAGCGCTCAGTAGCGAGCTAGCTGCTAGCACCATTCTGTCGTATCCCCGCCTATGACGGGATCCTCCTCGAGTTTGACAGCCGGTGTTTTGTCGACGTTAGAGTTTTCGATAGCTTCGATAGCTAATGAGTTAACACGCTGTGGACCTGAACACAATGTAAAGGAAATATGTTATGTTCGCAGTGTTTGTAGTGGTCTAGTggtagtttttttaaatgtacttgtATGTTGCTATTGGGAGTGATGTGGTTTAACGTTTGAAAACTCCAAAACACTGTAGTGTGCTTTTCGCCCAGTTGTGGGTACTGTATTTTCCCCTTAATTCCTTTTGGATTTTTGGGATGGATTTTTAAccatgtaaatgtgtcctcacCACAGCCCACACCAGTAATTGTGCTGAAGGAGGGGACAGACACTTCCCAAGGTGTCCCACAGCTCGTCAGCAACATCAATGCCTGTCAGGTCATCGCGGAGGCTGTCCGCACCACGCTTGGTCCCCGTGGCATGGACAAGCTGATAGTGGACAACAGAGGTGCGTCAGTGCACTAGAGTACCAGTTTACTCGTTTTCAGGTGTACTTTGAGACTGGAAAATTTAaatgttgagttttttttcttcttcttattttaaGGAAAAGCCACTATTTCTAATGATGGGGCCACCATTTTAAATCTGCTGGACGTGGTTCACCCAGCAGCCAAAACCCTAGTGGAAATTGCAAGAGCCCAGGATGCTGAGGTAGGTGCAGTGCATGCTATCATGTCAATGAAGTTGGCATATGGACATCATTAtgacttcactttgactttcatTAAAGCACGGCTTAAAGTACTGATTTCTGTTTTCCTTTAGGTGGGAGATGGTACAACTTCCGTGACGCTCCTGGCGGCCGAATTCCTGAAGCAGTTGAAGTCTTACGTAGAGGAGGGACTCCATGCTCAAACTATTATTCGCGCATTCCGCACCGCCACCCAGCTTGCAGTCAAGAAGATTAAGGATATTGCGGTTACCATCAAGAAGGACGACAGAGAGTGAGTGTGGTGTATTGGCTTTTCTGGTGGTTTCGTGATATGCATGTATATGCTATTTTCGCATTGacttaatataaaatattttgagtCATATATTATGGTTGTATGCTTGttagaaacaaaaagaaattctgATATTAGTGTACATTGAACAAAACTGTATACATCTCTGAGAAACcgttttttttgtatgtcttAATGACTTTTtggatcatttttatttgtagtaTGCAATGTAAGGATGACTCTTAGTCAAGGAAAATATTgcagtatttgtattttttgtctcATACGCTGTGTTGCTTTTCTTTCAATTATCTATATGCCTGTTGCTCTAGAGAGCAAAGGAAATTGCTGGAGAAGTGTGCTGCCACCGCACTGAACTCGAAGCTCATTGCAGGACAGAAGGAGTTCTTCTCCAACATGGTTGTGGATGCTGTGATGATGCTGGATGAACTTCTGCCCCTCAAGATGATTGGTATGAAGAAAGTGCAGGGTGGCGCCTTGGAGGTAAGCaagaataatttaaaatttgtattaaGTCCGGATTATGTAATTGTTTGGTTTGTGGAAGGGATTTGGAGCCAAAATTAACTTTACAAACTTCTATTAAAAGTGAAATTACTTCTTAATATAATGGCAAATTATTGTTATACTGtataatacaaaatgcacaaatattaTATAGATTAATAGTCACTGTATTAATAACTGTTGTGGCAAGAATAGGGCATTAAAATAAAGCATCTCATACCCATTATATGCCTGAGCTGGACTCATGCATTGAGTCCCTTCTTAGTTACAAAAGAGTAACATTCAAATTAGTAGTAAGAGACTCCACATTGTTATAAGATAACATTCCATATAACGTGAGAAGGCAATGTAAATACTGTGATGTAAGATAAGCTGTGgccattacattttaaaaacaggtttctcatctgagaaatgctgtacaGTTTACATTTTCTGAAAAGTCAGCTTTGATGTTTTCATTTCCTTTAACAGAGATGGCAGCAGCCTCTAAACTGCATCTAATCACTGAATATCAGTgatcaattaaataaaacaccaaTGCAGATAATCAAGAAAAAATGCCCAAAATCGACTGGCAATTGTCGGCCAGTTCATACTTAAAGCAAGCACAAGTAATAAAgtatttattactgttatttttttgtctggatCTCCAGGACTCTCAACTGGTGGCAGGTGTTGCCTTCAAGAAAACCATCTCTTATGCTGGATTTGAAATGCAACCAAAACGTTATGAGAACCCAAAGATTGCCCTACTCAACATTGAGTTGGAGCTCAAAGCAGAGAAAGATAACGCTGAAGTCAGAGTTAACAATATTCAGGTATGAACCAGTAATGCTACTATTGGTTATCACAAGTTAATAGTTGCATCATGTGTGGAGTTTGGCTATTTTATATGTTGCCATGTAAGGGTTGGACCGAAAAAAGTAAGTGAATAGTTGCAAGGGAAACTGAAAAACTGTAATGTgtacccccctctctctctttttaggACTATCAGGCCATTGTAGATGCAGAGTGGACTATCCTCTATGACAAATTGGAGAAGATATTCAAATCTGGGGCAAAAGTAGTGCTCTCCAAGCTTCCTATTGGAGATGTGGCCACACAATACTTTGCAGACAGGGATCTGTTCTGTGCTGGCAGGGTCCAGGAAGAAGACCTCAAGAGAACAATGATGGTAATGAAATGCAAGATTGTGGCAACCACAATCCAGCGAAGCAACCTGTCCATTGATGAAGTAGTTTGTTGGATGTTTTGTACGCCATGGATTGTTGAGCTCATGTGTAAATTTTCCTCCAGGCCTGCGGGGGCTCCATTCAGACGAGTGTGGGCTCTTTGACCGATGATGTGCTTGGTCAGTGTGAACTGTTTGAAGAGGTGCAGGTTGGAGGAGAGAGGTAAAGAACATGAACATGGAAtcagtttttctctgttttaagGAAACTGCTAATGCTAAAGCACTTGCTGCCATTGTCTCTCTTCCTTCATGTGCTATCTCTCTATAGGTACAATTTCTTTAAGGGCTGTCCCAAGGCCAAAACATGCACCATCATACTGAGGGGTGGAGCTGAGCAGTTCATGGAGGAAACGGAGCGTTCACTGCATGATGCAATCATGATTGTGCGCAGAACTATTAAGGTGAGCTGATTTCCATGGTTGTgacttgtattattattgtttgttgAAATTACTACTTCTTATAATgtgcattaattaattatagaACGATTCCATTGTGGCTGGAGGTGGTTCAATTGAGATGGAGTTGTCCAAGTACCTAAGGGATTACTCCAGAACCATTC includes the following:
- the cct7 gene encoding T-complex protein 1 subunit eta codes for the protein MMPTPVIVLKEGTDTSQGVPQLVSNINACQVIAEAVRTTLGPRGMDKLIVDNRGKATISNDGATILNLLDVVHPAAKTLVEIARAQDAEVGDGTTSVTLLAAEFLKQLKSYVEEGLHAQTIIRAFRTATQLAVKKIKDIAVTIKKDDREEQRKLLEKCAATALNSKLIAGQKEFFSNMVVDAVMMLDELLPLKMIGMKKVQGGALEDSQLVAGVAFKKTISYAGFEMQPKRYENPKIALLNIELELKAEKDNAEVRVNNIQDYQAIVDAEWTILYDKLEKIFKSGAKVVLSKLPIGDVATQYFADRDLFCAGRVQEEDLKRTMMACGGSIQTSVGSLTDDVLGQCELFEEVQVGGERYNFFKGCPKAKTCTIILRGGAEQFMEETERSLHDAIMIVRRTIKNDSIVAGGGSIEMELSKYLRDYSRTIPGKQQLLIGAYAKALEVIPRQLCDNAGFDATNILNKLRAKHAQGGMWYGVDVNNEDIADNFKACVWEPAIVRIHALTAASEAACLILSVDETIKNPRSTTDGPPGPAGRGRGRPHGHPH
- the LOC114788272 gene encoding T-complex protein 1 subunit eta codes for the protein MSLGERSRGFPLHCGIGKSALSPSFSPARMMPTPVIVLKEGTDTSQGVPQLVSNINACQVIAEAVRTTLGPRGMDKLIVDNRGKATISNDGATILKLLDVVHPAAKTLVEIARSQDAEVGDGTTSVTLLAAEFLKQLKSYVEEGLHAQTIIRAFRTATQLAVKKIKDIAVTIKKDDREEQRKLLEKCAATALNSKLIAGQKEFFSNMVVDAVMMLDELLPLKMIGMKKVQGGALEDSQLVAGVAFKKTFSYAGFEMQPKRYENPKIALLNIELELKAEKDNAEVRVNNIQDYQAIVDAEWNILYDKLEKIYKSGAKVVLSKLPIGDVATQYFADRDLFCAGRVQEEDLKRTMMACGGSIQTSVGSLTDDVLGQCELFEEVQVGGERYNFFKGCPKAKTCTIILRGGAEQFMEETERSLHDAIMIVRRAIKNDSIVAGGGAIEMELSKYLRDYSRTIPGKQQLLIGAYAKALEVIPRQLCDNAGFDATNILNKLRAKHAQGGMWYGVDVNNEDIADNFEACVWEPAIVRINALTAASEAACLILSVDETIKNPRSTTDGPPGPAGRGRGRPHGHPH